In the genome of Colius striatus isolate bColStr4 unplaced genomic scaffold, bColStr4.1.hap1 scaffold_151, whole genome shotgun sequence, the window TGGTCTCTACTGGTCCCTACTGGTCCGTACCCAGCCAGTACTCGCCCATACTGGTCTCTACTGGTCCCTACTGGTCCGTACCCAGCCAGTACTCGCCCATACTGGTCTCTACTGGTCCCTACTGGTCCGTATCCAGCCAGTACTCGCCCATACTGGTCTCTACTGGTCCCTACTGGTCCGTACCCAGCCAGTACTCGCCCATACTGGTCTCTACTGGTCCCTACTGGTCCGTACCCAGCCAGTACTCGCCCATACTGGTCTCTACTGGTCCCTACTGGTCCGTACCCAGCCAGTACTCGCCCATACTGGTCTCTACTGGTCCCTACTGGTCCGTACCCAGCCAGTACTCGCCCATACTGGTCTATACTGGTCCCTACTGGTCCGTACCCAGCCAGTACTCGCCCATACTGGTCCATACTGGTCCCTACTGGTCCGTACCCGGCCAGTACTCGCCCCATACTGGTCTCTACTGGTCCCTACTGGTCCGTACCCAGCCAGTACTCGCCGTCAGCGCGGCCGAAGCCGTCACGGTAATCGCTCCAACCTCGGAAGAAGCTGACGGAGCCGTTGAAGCGACGCTGGAACACCTGGGAATGGGGCAAAAACGGGCAGAAACGGGCAAAAACGGGGCTGGAACAGCTGGGAATGGGGCAAAAACGGGCAAAAACGGGCAAAAACGGGGGCTGGAACAGTTGGGAATGGGGCAAAAACGGGCAAAAACGGGCAAAAACGGGGCTGGAACAGCTGGGAATGGGGCAAAAACGGACAGAAACGGGCAAAAAACGGGGCTGGAACAGCTGGGAATGGGGCAAAAACGGACAGAAACGGGCAAAAAACGGGGCTGGAACAGCTGGGAATGGGGCAAAAACGGGCAGAAACGGGGCAAAAACGGGGCTGGAACACCTGGGAATGGGGCAAAAACGGGCAAAAACGGGCAAAAACGGGGCTGGAACAGTTGGGAATGGGGCAAAAACGGGCAAAAACGGGCAAAAACGGGGCTGGAACAGCTGGGAATGGGGCAAAAACGGACAGAAACGGGCAAAAACGGGGCTGGAACAGCTGGGAATGGGGCAAAAACGGACAGAAACGGGCAAAAACGGGGCTGGAACAGCTGGGAATGGGGCAAAACCGGACAGAAACGGGCAAAAACGGGGGTTGGAACAGCTGGGAATGGGGCAAAAACGGGCAGAAACGGGCAAAAACGGGGCTGGAACAGCTGGGAATGGGGCAAAAACGGGCAGAAACAGGCAAAAACGGGGCTGGAACAGCTGGGAATGGGGCGAAAACGGGCAGAAACGGGCAAAAACGGGGCTGGAACAGCTGGGAATGGGGCAAAAACGGCAGAAACGGGCAAAAACGGGGCTGGAACAGCTGGGAATGGGGCAAAAACGGGCAAAAATGGGGCTGGAACAGCTGGGAATGGGGTGAAAACAGGCAGAAACGGGCAAAAACGGGGCTGGAACAGCTGGGAATGGGGTGAAAACGGGCAAAAACGGGGCTGGAACAGCTGGGAATGGGGCGAAAACGGGCAGAAACGGGGCTGGAACAGCTGGGAATGGGGCAAAAACGGGCAAAAACGGGCAAAAATGGGGCTGGAACAGCTGGGAATGGGGCAAAAAACGGGCAGAAACGGGCAAAAACGGGGCTGGAACAGCTGGGAATGGGGCAAAAACGGGCAGAAACGGGCAAAAACGGGGCTGGAACAGCTGGGAATGGGGCGAAAACGGGCAGAAACGGCAAAAACGGGGCTGGAACAGCTGGGAATGGGGTGGAAAACGGGCAAAAACGGGGCTGGAACAGCTGGGAATGGGGCGAAAACGGGCAGAAACGGGCAAAAACGGGGCTGGAACAGCTGGGAATGGGGCGAAAACGGGCAGAAACGGGCAAAAACGGGGCTGGAACAGCTGGGAATGGGGTGAAAACGGGCAGAAACGGGGCTGGAACAGCTGGGAATGGGGTGAAAACGGGCAAAAATGGGCAAAAACGGGGCTGGAACAGCTGGGAATGGGGTGAAAATGGGCAAAACCGGGCAAAAACGGGGCTGGAACAGCTGGGAATGGGGCGAAAACGGGCGAAAACGGGCAAAAACGGGGCTGGAACTGCTGGGAATGGGGCGAAAACGGGCAAAAACGGGCAAAAACGGGGCTGGAACAGCTGGGAATGGGGCGAAAACGGGCAGAAACGGGCAAAAAACGGGGCTGGAACAGCTGGGAATGGGGCGAAAACGGGCAAAACCGGGCAAAAACGGGGCTGGAACAGCTGGGAATGGGGCAAAAACGGGCAGAAACGGGCAAAAACGGGGCTGGAACAGCTGGGAATGGGGCAAAAACGGGCAGAAACGGGCAAAAAACGGGGCTGGAACAGCTGGGAATGGGGCAAAAACGGGCAGAAACGGGCAAAAACGGGGCTGGAACAGCTGGGAATGGGGCAAAAACGGGCAAAAATGGGCAAAAACGGGCAAAAACGGGTTCGGGGGGTCTCAGGGAGTTCAGGGGGGTCTCaaggggtctcaggggggtttggggggtttcagggggtctcagggggttcaGGGGGTcaaagggggtttgggggggtctcagggggtttgggggggtctcagggggtttgggggggtttggggggtctcagggggtctcAAGGGGTtcgggggggtctcagggggtttggggggtctcagggggtctcAAGGGGTtcgggggggtctcagggggtttggggggtctcagggggtctcagggggtttggggggtctcagggggttcagggggggtctcagggtgtttggggggggtctcagtgtgtttggggggtctcaggaggttcgaggggggtctcaggggggtttgggggggtctcagggggtctcaggggggtctcagggtgtttgggggggtctcagggggtctcaggggggtctcagggggtttgggggggtctcaggggggtctcagggagttcaggggggtctcaggggggttCAGAGGAGTTTGGGGGGGccctgggggtttggggggtctcagggtgtttgggggggtctcagggggtctcagggggctTGGGGTGGTCTCAGGGGGTCtcggggggtttggggggggtctcaggggttttgggggtctcagggggttcagggggtctcaggggggtctcaatgggtttggggggtctcagggggtttggggggtctcagggggttcaGGGGGGTCTCAagtggttttggggggtctcagggggtttggggggtctcaatgggtttggggggtctcagggggtttggaggggtctcagagggtttggggggtctcagggggttcaGGGGGGATCTCAGGGGGTTttagggggtttgggggggtctcagggggtttggggggtctcagggtgtctcagggggtttggggggggtctcagggggtctcagggggtctcaggggggtctcaggggcgtttgggggggtctcagggggtccCGGGGGGGGGGTCAGTACCGTCCAGACGTGCCCCAGCGTGGTCATGTCGCAGTAGACGGGGACGGGGCGCCCCCCCGGCCCCCCCGGGGTAAATGAGGTAAACGCCGTCCCCGCGGCCCCCCCCGGCGGTGAACGTCCTGGCAGTCGCGGGGGGGCAGCGGGGGGAGGCACgggggggggcactgggggggggACACAGCCGTGAGGGGGGGTCCCCAAGGGTGTGTGACCCCCCCAAATGGCACTGGTGGGGCGCTGGGGGGGGGGTCCCAGCACCCAGGGGGGGGTCCCAAAGGGTGTGTGACCCCCCCAAATGGCACTGGGGGGGCGCTGGGGGGGGGGTCCCAGCACTCAGggggggtccccaggggtgtgTGACCCCCCCAAATGGCACTGGGGGGGCgctgggggggggtctcagcaCCCAGGGGGGGGTCCCAAAGTGTGTCCTCCCCACCCCAAATGGCACTGAGGGGGGGTCTCAGCACCCAGGGGGGGTCCCAAAGGGGTGTGTGACCCCCCCAAATGGCactgggggggcactggggggggtctcagcacccacaggggTCCCCAAGggtgtccccccccccccacccagAACTCgggggggggcactgggggggggggtctcagcaCTCAGGGGGGGGTCCCAAAATGtgtccccccccaccccaaatgGCACtggggggggcactgggggggggtctcagcacccacaggggTCCCCAAGGGTGTGTGACCCCCCCAAATGGCACTGAGGGGGGGTCTCAGCACCCAGGGGGGGTCCCCAAGGGTGTGTGACCCCCCCAAAAGGCACTGGGGGGGCgctggggggggtctcagcaCCCAGGGggggggtccccaggggtgtgTGACCCCCCCCAAATGGCACTGGGGGGGCgctgggggggggtctcagcacccaggggggggtccccaagggTGTGTGACCCCCCCAAAAGGCACTGGGGGGGGCgctggggggggtctcagcaCCCAGGGGGGGTCCCAAAGGGTGTGTGACCCCCCCAAATGGCACTGAGGGGGGgtctcagcacccacaggggTCCCAAAGTGGTGCCCCCCCCATCCCAAATGGCACTGGGGGGGGGGTCCCAGCACCCATGGGGGGGGGTCCCAAAGTGTGTGTGACCCCCCCAAAACTCACCCTGAGGGGCGAtgggctgcccccagcccacggccaccagcacccagagcacagCCAGGGCCCCAGCCTGGGGaaagggggcacaggggggttgggggggtatttgggggggttgggggggcatttgggggggttggggggcatTTGGGGGGGGTTAGGGGGcatttggggggggttgggggggtacagggggggttgggggggtaTTTGGGGGGGTTAGGAGGGGCAtaggggggttgggggggcacaggggtgttgggggggcacagggggggtTAGGGGGGGCATTTGGGGGGCTTAGGGGggcatttgggggggttggggggggcatttgggggggttgggggggcatttgggggtgttgggggggcatttgggggggttgggggggcatttgggggtgttggggggCATTTGGGGGGTACAGGGGGTGTTGGGGGGGCATTTGGGGGGGTTAGGGGGGCATTTGGGGGTCTTAGGGGGGCAtttgggggtgttgggggggcacagggggggtTAGGGGGGCATTtaggggggttggggggggcatttgggggggttgagggggcacagggtgggtTGAAGGGGGCATTTGGGGGGGttcaggggctgtgggggggggttggggccatatgggggggtttggggacCATAAAGGGGGGTTTTAGGGCCATATAGGTGGGTTTTGGGGCCataaaggggggttttggggccatataggggggtttgggggccaTATAAGGAGGTTTTGGGGCCATATAAGGGGGTTTAGGGGGCTGTAGAGGGGGGGCTTGGGGCCATATAGGGGGGGTTCAGGCCCATAAAGGGGTGTTAAGGGCAATGAAGGGGTGTTAAGGGCCAtatgggggggttttggggccatagaagggggttttggggccatAAAGTGGGGTAGGGGCCATATAAGGGGGGTTCATGGGCTGTATGGGGAGTTGGGGCCAtatgggggggtttggggacCATATAAGGGGGTTTTTGGGGCCATATAGGGGAGGAAAGAGGCCATATAAGGGAATAGGGGCCATataggggggtttgggggctgtagagggggggtttgggggccaTATAGGGGGGTGTTAAGGGCCAtatgggggggttttggggccatATAAGGAGGTTTAGGGGCTGTAGAGGGGGGTTTGGGGCCATATAGGGGGTGTTAAGGGCCATATAGGGGGGGTGTAGGGCCATATAAGGGGTTTTGGGGCcataaaggggggtttgggggccaTATGGGGCGGTTTGGGGGCCATAAAGGGGGGTTCAGGGCCATAAAGGGGTGTTAAGGGCCATataggggggttttggggccatATGAGGGTGTTTTGGGGCCATATAGGGGAGGAAAGGGGCCATATAAGGGAATAGGGGCAAtatggggggttttgggtccATAAAGGGGAGTTTTAGGGCCATATGAGGGGGGTAGGGGCCATAtagggggggtttggggtcctaaaggggggttttggggccatATGAGGGTGTTTTGGGGCCATA includes:
- the LOC133629101 gene encoding microfibril-associated glycoprotein 4-like; protein product: MEAGALAVLWVLVAVGWGQPIAPQVPPPVPPPAAPPRLPGRSPPGGAAGTAFTSFTPGGPGGRPVPVYCDMTTLGHVWTVFQRRFNGSVSFFRGWSDYRDGFGRADGEYWLGLQWLHLLTPH